The genomic stretch GTCCTGTCATTCTCTTCAAAAAACAGTTAGAATATTTATATAGAGTTACACCAAAAGATTAGCTTTGCCCTGCAGATCACTTTGTGATAGAGTAGATTTAGCGGCTGCCAAAGTTACTGCTTTTGATTATGCCATCAGACTCAATCCTCATGCAGTTTGCATACAATCTATGAAATAGGCTGCCTGATCAAGCTCTGGTAGAAAACTTGACTCCATGTTATATCTTCCTCTCCCTCATGGGTTATCAGTTTGAGTGAACTGAGCTTGGACAAAGGAAGGATGGAAGCTCCTAACTCGTTCAAGTTCTAGCCTTTTGCCCCAAGAGGATATAGCTCCTAGAATAGTCGGTATAAGGTGAAATCAAGTCCATTGGGTCAACAACAAAGTAGGGGTTATAAAAGCACAGGGCCCTTAGAGGCAAACTAGGAATAAGAGAGATGTCTGGAATCTTAGCATAGCTATTCAACATCAGACACACAGAGGTGGTCTATTAGAGAATAGGAATTTGTATTTGTTAAACTAACTCACATTTTGTCTAGGTTCTAATGTATAATGGGAATTGAAATAAATGAAGACTATTGCTCCACACCAGATATAGCAAACCAAATGTACAGCAAGAGGAAACCACAAACCTTTGAGCACTCATCAGCTGATTCTGACCACCCACCCCACtcacttctcccccacccccactgaaaACAAAAGCAGCTTTTGCCAAGGAATTTACTCTCAAGAGCAACTTGAGCTCAGTACCAAGTTAGCTCAGTGAACAATGCCTTTAATTGACAATGATTACTGCAGTTCAGAATGATAACCCTAAGGCTTTGAATAATCCTCAGTCATTAGACTGTAGTCATTtaaccaaagggaaaaaattgGCTACCAACTTGTAGATTTTCATGAAAAGCGTGGCTTAAAACAAAGAGGCTTTACTGGCAAATCCTCAGAAAGCCTAAGTAACTCATTCTTTGACTAGCCATGTCAATTGAAGTTTCACTATACCAATAATACTTCAATCTTTATCCTACATAACAAAATAGCATATTTAAAGTACATAAATTCAGATGATTTAGATCTAGATAATAAGCATAGCATTTCATACTTCTCtatcttgctatttcttataAGAACAAGTTTTAGATTTTTAGGACAACCAATTACATCTAGTATATTGATACTTTTCGCAACTACTGACAAAATTTTACTTGTGAGGAAGCTGATTTCATAAGTCTCGAACCAAATATAGCAGTTTTCTTTACTAGCCTAGCAAGTCTAAGAACATTTCATGATGTGACTGCCTTGAAAACAGATAGTGGGGTTTGATTATGTTGCTCCATTGCTTCTTCAACTTCTCCTCTGACTTAGACATCAGCTAGACTTCTGGCTGAAAGAGCAATAGAACAACACAATCAgatttatttgtttcttcaacaatcatttattgtttctgtgtgcaaggcactgtgGTAGGTGCCAAGAGCAGCtggaaagagacaaaaaagaacaagagTGTACTCTGCCCTCCAGGAGAGTACAATCTAGTAGGCAGGATTAAATGCATAGAAGTAACTATAATACAAGATAGAAAGTGGTGAGAGGTACCATGGGAAGCTTTCTTAGCTCTCAACTTCAAAGTAAGACAAGGTTAGAGGTGTAGATTTGGACTCATTCCACTGTCATCTCTGTGGCAGGAAAGGGACCTGAGGGAGCCTGCTAGGCTTTGCTGTACTGAGCTGCATCTTAGATCTTGCTTCTTCAACTCTCTCAGCTGAAATCGCACTGCTTAGCAAGGGTACCTGCTACTACTGAAAGGATGGATGGAAAAGGGCAAGGAAAAATGATAACACATAAGACATAAAAACATGCATACAGGCACATCCCATGGGAGTCTGCACTGGCTGGGCCCTGGGACAGGGAAGTGGGAAGGGAGGAAGAACACCGGACTAAACATCAGGGTTCCAGATGCTCACAGTTAAGAGACCTCAGGCAGGCAGTCTAAGCTTCAATTCTCTATCTTTAAGATGAATTTAGACCAAATGATGTAAGTGCTCTGTAAGTCTCCACAATCTCTGAAAAGCACAGAAAATTAACCTTCAGCATCTTAATTATAGCTTTTAAAGTCAGtgctttctttctcccctttttcaTCAACTGCAGAAGAgcctctaaaataaaaaaaaaaaactagagttATCCCCTTTCCTGACTTGGAAAAAGATAAGTAAAACAAGAAAGAgaggttgttttgtttgtttttaaccagttaatatttcagaaataaagaatCCTGTCCTTTGTTATAAACAAGGCTCTTTTCTGATTTGCTCAGCTTCAGCAACTCATGCCTGACAACATGTGAACTGACAGCCCAGGGGCTCTCTCAACTGCATGAGTTTCTTTAAGCTTTTTTTACGTATCTCTCATTTGTAACGATTTAAGTTCTACAGCAGCTTCACTGCTATAAATTCTTAGGAAGAACATTAAGAGGCACTGGAAGTTAGAGGGAAAGGTAGCGTGAACGGACTGATTTTTAAAGAGGAAGTTGCCTCAAggagaaaagataaggaaaagagaTGCCAGCCAAGTAACTTTTATGTTACAGCTTTTTGGCCCTTCGCCTAGCAGAAATATATTAGCCCAAGGGGCAATCTCTGAGAATCCAGACAGGCCAACAGAACCAATTTAACTTTACCTACCATTTCACTGTTCCTTTCATCTGTTGCCAGGATGCTACATCTATCCTTGAagcatgggtctatttctgaagagTTTAGCTTACTGGCTCCCTTGCTTCTGCCAAGGAGACCTAGTCCAGGGCTGAAAGGACATGCAACATTTGGTCTTTTGGTGACCACACACATTGTTTAGCTGCCCAGTCTGTCTTACCAGAGTGATTAATAATCCCTTTGGACTCTACCATAAAACAGTCATGTTTTGCCTAAATGCCAATGCCTAAGATAGCAACTTTAAAGAACAAACTAGGAATGAAGATCAACTGCCAGGTTCACTTTATGCTGTGACAGCTGACAAACAGCCAAAAATGTTAACTGCTTTCATCAACAGCCAGAGTTTACAAATACAGCACAAGGAACTGAGTTTTACTGAATACTGCTATATCCACCAAGTGGCTTATATTGGGATCCCCAATTCACAAAGTGGTAAGTACATAAGGACAGAAAGGTTACAAAGTCAATCTGAACTAACCAGAGCACTAACAGGTtcaactttgcagaaatgaatgaCTATTTCCTGCCCCTAATCTGATGAGCTGCTTCTCCAAATCACCTCTCCATACCcattaaaaatataccagagaGATATCAAATACTACTTagaacaacacaaaacaaaataacaaaacaaacaaaaaacaaggccTGACAAGAGCCAGTGGAATTGCAAGGGTTTAAAGGTGATTGTGGAGGCAGTGGCTTTTAAATGATAGCTCTTGATAAATCTTTgcttttttgatttatttttcctttctgttacaGGAATTAAATTGTACCTTGGCAAATGGCTTATAAGGTTTCACAGTTTctgcaataaaaaattttttaaatgttatttttccattaaCATCTTTGTGAAAAGACTTTTAGCTGACAGCTCCATAAATCTTTAAAGCATTGTAAATAGATGAAGTAAAAAACGTAAGCAAAAAAAGAGGAGtgattaactttctttttttcctttgacagACTGACAGTGCTATTTTGTATTCTGACTTTTCATTACACTTGAAGAGCAGCTTTGCTAATCTATTTAAGTTTTTCCTTTAAggtatgtcctttatttctttggcaATGTCCTGTTGCTACATACAAATAACCATCTTCAATATAGAGATGACAAAAAATCACTTCCACGTGTGGGTTTGGGCTAAAGTTGAGAACCAGAAATCTAAAAAAActcaaattcatattttttaaatactttatatggtaaaaatacagcaaaaatagtttttgttcaaagaggaaaaatatactGCTATGGTCACGGTTCTAAGGATGATTTAAGTAGTCTCTGGCTCCTCAACTGTGCACTGTAGTGTAGGTTGACTTCAACCGTGGCTTCTCCAGCTTCAGTCATTTATCAAAGCTAAAATCATACTGTGGAGAGAAGAAATTAATGTTACTAATGTTTTCCTAGGAGTGTTCCTACAGAGCTTGGTCCATTCAGGCTTGTATCCTTAAGGCCCAGCAAGAAACGCTAATCTGAGTAAAAGACAAACatctatacccaaaagaaagaatatattGGGGCCTTTCAATTCCATGAAAAATATCTTCATTAAATAAAGCATAACAAGGGGGGTAGGGGTAAAGTGTACTAAAACCAATGTTGGGCTgtagtttagaaaaaaataagctaTATCCAGAAAAACACTTTCATTCTCTAGCCAGATCTTTGCATATGCTGTCCCTATGCCTCGAATCCCTCCTCCCCATTCTACCCCCTTCAACCCAGTAAGTTCCTACTCAGGCTTCATGGTTTGGATCCAAGGCTCCTCTCCTCTTGGAAGCTGGCCTCTTAGCCCAGTGAAGTCACACCCTCTTTCCACAGCAAGCCACTCTCCTGCAGGCTTTGGTTTACATACTGGTCTCTACCATGGACTGTGAGCTCTGAGAAGTGAGCAGGATCCAAGCATCATAACTTCCATAACCCAGTATAATACTCCAAGAACTGCTATTACCAAGCCACCAGCTTTTACTGTAGGGATTTTGTGCTGCTCCCTGTGTCACCTACAGTGCCTCACAGTATCTGACACAGAGCAAGTcacttatttccttttaaatactGGGATCAGCCTTGCTTTACTGAgatcaaataactaaaatacacAGAAATGCCCTATATTACTAATGGTATAAATAATTAGTTGTCACAGTGTAACCAAtaacagcataatactgtgtgatggtagcacaatattgtaagtacactgaacaaagatatctgtgagtaaagctgaaagaggagggctaggggcatgtatgacaccagaaggaaagatagacgataaagactgagactgtaacttagtgaaaactagagtggtcaatgattgtgactaaatgtacaaatataaaaatgtttttacatttgggagaacaaatgaacgtcaaccttgcaaagtgttgaaaaagggagtctgtagttaacagtaacatcgtaatatgcttccattaaacgtaacaaaggcaatacacgaaagctaaatgtgtataagaggaggatataagggagggttatgggattcttggtagtggtggtgttgtctggcattattattatattgtattgtatggcattttatttttttatcatctttttaactattctttaaaaaaattttttttgtagtaatgaatatgttcaagcactgattgtggtgataaacggacaactatatgatgatactgtgaacaactggttgtacactggataattgtatgctatgtaaatatatctttatacaattgtaaggaaaaatacaaatagggatacaagtgctggagaaaacatggagagagagatgtacctatttactgttagtggggaagtagaatggtgtagcctatctggaggatggtctggtggttccacaagaagctgagcatgtgggtgccataaggtcctgcaacttcattactagtatatttggaagatctgaaagcagggacatgaatggacatttgcacactggtgtttaaggaggcagtattcatgatttgcactgggtggaggtggcctaagggtacattggctgatgaacagaatggtgaactgtggtatatgcaggcaattgaatattgagcaactgcaagaaggagtgaagttgtaagacatgcaacgaggtgaacggatcctgtggacagcattttgagtgaactacgccagaaacgaaaagacaaccattataatgcctcaccaatatggactaactacaatatgtaaactcagaattgaatcttagaacacagcttatcaggggaatgcttgcTGTAATGGTccgtagattgtaagctcttacagcagtcacatctattcctgaattgtaatggctatctccaaactctgaaatgctgatctctttgtgtataacctggcagtctctggaactttgagtttctgtgtgacacctgaaactcagagctagagctcagcagcaaTGAATGTCAGTTTaagcacatacagcaactattaataaagctgaaaaaagagtccagacttcagttaCAGAtgtaaatgaagcagatctggttaggactaaggcaaatcaggccaaagggtaaaggatgatatcgactgtgttttaaaacttcaacttctgtaagagaccaagggaagagatgtttatttggtgcaggatctatattttctgcagcacactaaataagtTAACCTGtgcagtcagtttattcaaacaccataattacatggaactttgaataggaagtgagctctGGTAGGTTTgaacaggttaatgtgaaatagtgatacatcccaaagtaatttgggcagagaataaaaatatatttgcagggtccccctgaggagctgggaaaaaatgcagaaatgttggacattCCCACCTGGGTTACTaccgatattctcacaaacattgaggactgacaattgggtatgccgagccctcaatattggggcttgcccttatgaagcttgttactgcaaaggagaggccaagcctacttataattgtgcctaagagtctcatcCAGAGAACcactgttgctcagatgtggccccctctctgtagctaagccaacttggcaggtgaattcactgacctccctgctacatgggacttgactcccaggggtgtaaatctccctggcaatgcaggatatgactcccagggatgagcctggatccagcatcatggattgagaaaatcttcttgaccaaaagggggaaggaaaatgaaacaaaagtttcagtgcctgagagatttcaaatggagttgagaggtcactctggagggcattcttatgcactttagagatattcctttttaggttttagtgtagtggaatagctagaaggaaatacctgaaagtgtctCAAGATAACTGTGTAATtatgtagcttatgtggtgtgatggtgtgattgtgaaaaccttgtggctcacactccctttatccagcatatggatggatgagtagaaaaatgcagacaaaaactaaatgaaaaatagggtgggatgggaggaatggaatgatttgggtgttctttttcacttttattttttattcctatttttattctttttggtgtaaggaaaatgttcaaaaatgattggggtgatgaatgcacaactaactatatgatgctactgtgaacaggtgattgtacaccatggatgactgtatggtgtttgaatatatctcaataaaaccagaaaaaatatataaccaatACTAAGTGTACTCTGTATACAGCACAGATTATTGGAGGTACCCAGTGCTTCTGAAAGAATTTTTGAGAGCTTACTATAGGAAACCAAATGATCTTacatactttatctcatttagtccACATCACTGTCTGACGAGATAGAGACAATTAATATCCCACttttagatgaagaaattgaggcacagagaggttaagaaacttgtccaaggtcacacagtaagtggcAAAGGCCAGATTCCACTAGGATAGTACCCAACCAAAAAACCAAAAGCATAGATTCCACCATTCTCTAAAGAagatgaggatttttttttttttggttctctgtgatgtacagtcctatgttgttttaatttttattctactaacatatacaacctaaaatttccccttttaaccacattcaaatatagaattcagtgctattaataaCATGCAAATGTTGTACTGGCATCACCACGATTCATTACCAAAACCTTACAATTGCCCAAATAAAACACTGTacagtttaagcattaactccccatttcctatccccatcccatcctctgtattctagattctagattctcactctatgagtttgcttattctaattatttcataccagtgagttCAAGATgagcatttttcctttttaattccaTTTAACAAATGCTGAACATATGCTATGGGGAAGGTACCATGGAAGGTGTGGTGGGTAATACAGAGAGGAGCATCGTAAAATTCCTGCATTAAAAAGCTGATGATTTGATAATAAAACCACTTTTaaacaacagcaaccaaaagccAAAAGTGTTCCAAAGACGTTTTCTGAGACTACTCTTTCATCCTGACCCCTCTAGCTATGCATAACATCCAGGGTAAAATAACAGCAATGTGGCTGTCAATGACAAGCTGaaaaggggagggggaaaggaagatcaagggaaaagaaagaaaagtaatggATGCAGCCAGTAAGGAAGGCAGCTATTCAAGCAAAGTAGTTACAAAGGTTGCCTATCTTCAATTTAGTTGACCTGCACTCAAACTGCCTCCTGACTCCTCCAATCCCAAGACTGCCTTCAGTCCATCTTCCTCATTGCTTTAAATTGATTTAACAACTGATAGCTAAGAAACTCTTATGCTTTTTTAAATCCTAAGACTTCAACACACTGCTTAGAAAACTCATCATCAACACTGTCCCGGAAAACTCACCATCAAAACCCAGAGAACACCCCACTCTAATTAACTCTCCAACAGAGTGAAACCTGGAAGGTGGAGAGGATGAAGAAAGAATAACCTTGAACTAAGCTGATTCCAGcttgttctttctctcttcagaaagagatgaaaataaaagaacatatatGACAGTAAAAGAGACCTTCGTATAGTCtaagacctttttaaaaaaaaagtaataaaaatgagattatgtatgttatattcttattaaattttGCTCTTTATTCTTCACCTTTATACCTGGATTAATAAGCACATTAGTGCCAAGGTAGGGGGTGCGAACCAGAAACTGATACTAATGTGCTTTTTTGTcctagtttttaaaatacagaaaagcaaataGATGAACGGTGAAAATGGACAACCATCTAACCTCTAATTTTAATCTAATCTATGCTGGTGGGTGGAATTAGCACAACAGAGGGTAAAAGGACTGACTTCTAAGCTATTCAGaaaaatagcaagtaaaaaaaaaaaaaaaaactgccctgTCTGTACAATTTCTAATCATTAGGAATTTTCTGAGTGGTAGTTTTAGTTCAGTACAAGTTTTTCCTAATAGTCCTTATGCctgtgtgaaaaaataaaatttacctaggagaaaaaaaaggaatgatttaATTAAGCTTTAATACAAAGGTTAAACCTGATGCTAGCCTTTTAAAGGTTTAATCAAATCATAGCACTTATGACAATTTGTTTTATCCAGTGTTCTATTCTGGGCTCTATGATGGGTAAAGTATTGAAGTATAAGGAAATAGTAACCACATAAGGaattaaatttaagttttaaaccAGACTACATAAGGTTCAATGCCCACAGCCAATCCTTCACACTAATTCTTACTTCCAATCTATTATAACTGGAAGACTGACGCAATTCTGCCAGAAAGAAACAGAGCACATTAGCAAGCGGAGAATGCGGCCACACCCAAATTCCTTATGCCAAGAAAAGTCAGCCCAACTTAGATATAAGTTGTAGAGAGTTGCTTCCAATGTTCTGATCACCTGGGGACCCATAAGTAGAAAGGTCTCTGGGGTTACATATATTAATGCTTGTAACAGGCAGTGAAACCTCACAGCTGTATATTAAGGCAGGAAAAGAATAGCAAAGACAGATTTAAGCATACTGATAGCTTCAACAGCTACGGAATAACTAAAATACCACAGAGTAATTCTATCGTAGCTGAGACAGAATGCTGACTCAAAGATATACATGAAAAATCTACACAGCTGCAAGAAATTCACATAATCCCAAAGACTGCAATGTCAATGCAAAATTCTATTGTACAGTAATTCTCATCAGAAGAAGACATGGCATCCAATAAAATGCTACGAGACCTTTAAACTCACCTATAAAGATACATGAAGAAACAGAGCAAGTGAAAACCAAGTTTGATCATGGCTTCTTTCATGTGTGACTTAAGTTGCCCTCGATTGTGTATTTCTGTTGGATCAAATACTCCCATGTTACCACTTGGCACCATAATGAACCTGGGAAATTATAGGATACAAACACATTAGAAGGAAAATCAAATCATCAGCATaattattaaaaaacataaataaccaATAATAATCAAACTTTAAAGGTGAACCAACCATAGCAGCCTTAAATTCAGACCAAATATGGACAGGGTAATATGGTGAAATCACAGGCGaccatttaatttttcctttggaCGATACAATACTGTTAATTTTGGTGTAATTTTCTGCCCTCTGAAACAATACAGTAACACTCTAGAGAAGGATATTTTATGAATTGAGAcccctttccccttttctgtAGAAAACTACTGAACAGTAATACCTAAGGCCTTTTCCATTAGACACAAGTGAAAAGAGGCTCCAAAACCAAACGAACTTGATCAGGTTCTTAGAAACTTTATCTAAAAATTCTGAATTAAATTAGTTCAATTTATTTGCTTCACTGTCACAATATCCTTATAAGAGTAGTGTCAAAcataattattcccatttcataggtgacaattttaaaaagagggagCGATTCTATGTCCAAAACAGACATGTTTAGTGCTCCTGCTGACAGATAGATACTAAGTTCTCAATCTTCAAGGTTTATAAATGGCacctattttaaaatagtaatttaaaGAAGGCAGAATAGAAATTTAGAAGAGATGCTACAGTGATAAAATAAAACTCCATTTCAGTTGAGAAAGTCAATGGAAGGTTCAGACTTAAAGAACAAAGTCTAACTTTATGTAACTCTTAGAAAAAGTATAGACTAACTCCAAAATATTATTAAGTAGTTGGGACAAATAAGAAATGGACTTTTTTAAAGTGGTGAGGAATAAGAACGGTGTACAAATCAACACAGAGGATAAAGGGCACTGTAAGCATGCAACTAGTTCCAACTCCAGACCAATTCAATCCAGTGTTTCCAACTCAAAATAGGcgcaaacttttaaaataatcttgagGATACCATGTTTAACATACTATGGAGTCTTTTGTGATCTTCAGATAGCCTGTAACATTTCTCATCCATTTACCTAATATTATTGTGTGTGTAACAGTAATACATGATAGTCTTTTCCTTCCCTAAATGATTCCTTTTACAAGTAAGGGTtcctctgaaagcagcaaagagtTTATGTGTCTGGGTTTCAATATCCAGACTGTGCCAATTGTGCAACAT from Choloepus didactylus isolate mChoDid1 chromosome 2, mChoDid1.pri, whole genome shotgun sequence encodes the following:
- the CNIH4 gene encoding protein cornichon homolog 4 isoform X3; this encodes MLISLHWFIFLLNLPVATWNIYRFIMVPSGNMGVFDPTEIHNRGQLKSHMKEAMIKLGFHLLCFFMYLYSMILALIND